AGGTCGGGTAAGCAACACAATTACTATTGATGTTACTGAGGAAACTGTCCGTAGTGTGACGGCAGATATAACAGCGACTACGCCTGACTCTTATGTGCTTGTTTATGCTGCGACTAAAGATATTTCCGGATTGACAGACGATCAGTTGACCAAAGAATTATTAAACAAGAATTATACTTTGGAAGCCGGAAATAATAAAGACGCATTGTTTAATAACCTTTCACCGAATACGGAGTACACTATTCTTGCTATGGGGCGTGCCGGCGGAGTAGCTACTACCGGGGTTGTTAAAGCTACCTGTAAGACGAAAGAAGCCCAGCAGTCCGATATAACTTATAGCTTGCCTGACAAGAAATATTTCGATGCTTTGGAAGTTCAGAAGCAACATCCGGAGCTATTTGCCGGTATGACTGTGACTGCCGAGGATGTAATTATTGCTGCTAATATAAAAGCGGATGGGGCATCATCAATTTATACCGCTATGTTTACTCAAGCGTCTATTGACGCAGAGGAGGCAAGATTAGGCAGGAAACTTACGGATGAAGAGTATCTCAATTTAGCCCTGAACCAGGGAGATGACGGAAACCTTATCATGGCTATAGTATCCTATGATCTTCCTTTGGTATTGGTCGGTGTAGCAATGGATGCCGATGGTAATCCGGGTACAGTATATAAAGAAAATATAACGGTTACGAAGAGTAGTGTATCTCCGGCTGCGGAATTCGACGCTTATCTGACTGCGAAGAGAATGTCGGGATTTGCCTTATCATCTGTTGCAGATAGTTCTTCTATGAAGAGTTTGTTGCAGAAGAAACATACGGACGGAAGCGGATTGAAATCATTTGCTGCCAAACCTGTTCGTAGCCGACTGAAGAAATAATATGTTTTGAATAGTATGTTAAAGCGAGCGCGCTTAGATAAGTCTGACCATAAATTTATTAACTAGGGTTTGGCTTACATTATTTGTTCTGGAATAGCTGTTTTGTGATAAAACGGCTATTTTTTTGTATGTATGAATTTGGCCTCTTATCCGGTGCATCTACTTGAAGATGTTCAGATGATGGCTCAGACGGAAATCGTTCGAATTTGAGCCGAAAACATGCCTTAAATGAAGAAAAGCCGGGGCGCAAGGCTTCGGCTTTCACGCTTTTCGTTTTCTTGGGAGAAACGATTCTTTATTATTGCAGATTAGAATACTTTAAACTCATACCCTTCCGCCTTTAAAAACTCGATGGAACGGGGCAGCGC
The DNA window shown above is from Bacteroides faecium and carries:
- a CDS encoding BACON domain-containing protein — its product is MRKLVEKWMVYPVLALGCLLGTVACGDDDEPATEPAAKVEFKLNAESVTLLAEGGNSSVTYTLENAGANSSVRATSDREWVRNLKTGTANKITFDVAANTETEAREAKVTVTYSDDVNEDVKTSFVVKQAAGDPDFVITLGETGSSWIQLGMVPKDANMRYMLGALPVEDMDGYISDEAFFDNEMSGYQELADMAEMTLDQVLDILFMKGSVSNGTITLLEPETEYYVYCYGIASDNELATPVIKQKVTTPAAGRVSNTITIDVTEETVRSVTADITATTPDSYVLVYAATKDISGLTDDQLTKELLNKNYTLEAGNNKDALFNNLSPNTEYTILAMGRAGGVATTGVVKATCKTKEAQQSDITYSLPDKKYFDALEVQKQHPELFAGMTVTAEDVIIAANIKADGASSIYTAMFTQASIDAEEARLGRKLTDEEYLNLALNQGDDGNLIMAIVSYDLPLVLVGVAMDADGNPGTVYKENITVTKSSVSPAAEFDAYLTAKRMSGFALSSVADSSSMKSLLQKKHTDGSGLKSFAAKPVRSRLKK